One Oceanispirochaeta sp. genomic window, CATAGGTAGGCATTCTTAACCACTCCTGTATGGATTAAACAACTTATTTCATCCTCCCCTTTCCTTCGAAAAGAGAGTGTTGAGATATTTCTTAACAAAAAATACTGATATATGCTTACTGAGTCAAGAGTTCCCTTACAGTCTGACAGGAATTCCATTGTCATGGAGATAAGCTTTGATACCAGCCAGCGTAAAGTCTCCAAAGTGGACCATGCTGGCAATGAGCGCCGCATCAGCCTTCCCTTTAGTGAGCACATCCGCCAGGTGTTCCGGCTGGCCCGCTCCTCCCGAGGCGACAACGGGTATGCCCACGCTCTCGCTGATCAAGCGGGTAAGGATGAGTTCATACCCTTCACGGGTCCCATCGGCATCGATGGAGTTCACCACTATTTCCCCGGCCCCTCTGGACTCTGCTTCCAGAGCCCAGGCCAGAGCGTCCCTCTCTGTGTGCTTCCGTCCCCCGTCGATAACCACCCGATAGCCCGAAGGCATGGAAGGGTCTGCCAGAGCGTCCATTCCCAGGACGATGCACTGGTTCCCGAAGTGTCGGGCCCCCTGATTGATGATCTGAGGATTCCGCACGGCAGCAGAGTTAAGTGACACTTTCTCGGCACCCGCTCCGATGACCTTTTTCATATCTTCCAGGGTGGAGATGCCCCCGCCCACACAAAAGGGAATAAAAATGGTCCGGGCCACACGGCTGACCACATCGATCATGATGCCCCGTTTCTCCGAGGAGGCGGTGATGTCGTAGAAGACCAGCTCATCCACTCCCTGCTGATAGTAGTAGGCCGCCCTTTCGACGGGATCTCCTATATCCACGTTTCCCTGGAACTTGATTCCCTTGGTAGTTTTTCCGTCCCGCACATCCAGGCAGACGACGATTCTCTTTTGTAACATCAAATTCCCCTATAAATCGATAAAATTCTGCAGGATCAGCAGACCCCACTCCCCGCTCTTTTCGGGGTGAAACTGGGTGGCCATCACATTTTTCCTGGCCACGGCGGCAGTAAAGGAGTGACCGTAGTCGCTGGAACCGATGATATCCGCCTTGTTCTGGGGCTCCACATAGTAGGAGTGGACAAAATAAAAGGATTTATCCTGGGGAAGGTTCAAAAAGAGGGGATGATCGCTGTGAGTCAGTGTATTCCAGCCCATATGGGGGATTTTGAGGCCCATTTCTGTAGAAAAACGGCAGACCTTGCCGGGAAGAATCCCCAGGCAGGGCGTGTCGGATTCTTCGGAAGAATCAAAGAGAATCTGAGAGCCCAGACAGATGCCCAGAAGGGGCTTCCCTGTCAAGGCAAATTCTTTGAGAACCAGATCCAGACCAGTCTTTTTAAGCACAGCCATGGCCTGAGCGGCCTCTCCCACACCGGGAAAGATCATCTTGTCGGCCTCTGCCAGGCGCAGGGGGTCGGAAGAGATAAAGAAATCGGCCCCCAGTTTTTCCAGGGCGGTTTCCACGCTCTTTAAGTTCCCCGCTTCGTAGTCCACTACAGCGATCATAGTACAAAATCCTTTGTGTAAAATATGAACTCAAATTGTACAGAAAGGGGAGATAAGCTGCAATAGTACTTCAATATTGTTCATTTTATGATGGAAAATATCCAAAAAGGACTTATAATAGAGGCCCTATGAAGAAATTAATTGTTTTTTTATTATTCCTGACTCTCTCCATAATGGCTTTAACAGCTCAGTCTAATACTGTAATGGATGAGTTTCTATCAAGGGAGGGTGCAGACGCAACCACATCTCTGCTCCTCATAGCCCAGGCAACTGGTCAGCTCCCCGGTGATGCCAGCCCCTCGGATGCA contains:
- the hisF gene encoding imidazole glycerol phosphate synthase subunit HisF, producing the protein MLQKRIVVCLDVRDGKTTKGIKFQGNVDIGDPVERAAYYYQQGVDELVFYDITASSEKRGIMIDVVSRVARTIFIPFCVGGGISTLEDMKKVIGAGAEKVSLNSAAVRNPQIINQGARHFGNQCIVLGMDALADPSMPSGYRVVIDGGRKHTERDALAWALEAESRGAGEIVVNSIDADGTREGYELILTRLISESVGIPVVASGGAGQPEHLADVLTKGKADAALIASMVHFGDFTLAGIKAYLHDNGIPVRL
- the hisH gene encoding imidazole glycerol phosphate synthase subunit HisH; protein product: MIAVVDYEAGNLKSVETALEKLGADFFISSDPLRLAEADKMIFPGVGEAAQAMAVLKKTGLDLVLKEFALTGKPLLGICLGSQILFDSSEESDTPCLGILPGKVCRFSTEMGLKIPHMGWNTLTHSDHPLFLNLPQDKSFYFVHSYYVEPQNKADIIGSSDYGHSFTAAVARKNVMATQFHPEKSGEWGLLILQNFIDL